One Tessaracoccus lacteus DNA window includes the following coding sequences:
- the lysA gene encoding diaminopimelate decarboxylase has translation MTHMHIAGSIHADAVQGGPTWLQLPEDLNALDLRLWPRGTFRDEAGRVVVAGVPLTELAEQQGTPTYLIDEADFRSRARDFREAFSGWQIYYAGKALLTRTVARWAAEEGLKLDVTTMGEMRIALAGGMPAARLALHGNNKSDEEIRFALAEGVGRIVVDSFDEIERLERACADLGVKATVLVRVTTGVEAHTHEYIATAHEDQKFGLSIMGGQALTALVRCHSSQYLDLRGIHSHIGSQIFETLGFEVAIRRTCKLASQFRTATGVELPELDLGGGFGIAYTSADQPRPTTELAAAFEEMVEHECRAFDMSRPMLSIEPGRAICGPAGVALYRVGTVKTVELEGGRSRVYVSVDGGMSDNIRPSLYAAEYSGAIANRRSSAEPVLSRVVGKHCEGGDILIRDVFLPGDVAIGDLIAVPGSGAYSRSMASNYNQVTKPPVVSARDGVVTTMLRRETLDDLMRLDVGQ, from the coding sequence ATGACGCACATGCACATCGCCGGCTCGATCCACGCCGACGCGGTCCAGGGCGGGCCGACGTGGCTCCAGCTGCCCGAGGATCTCAACGCGCTGGATCTGCGACTGTGGCCGCGCGGCACCTTCCGGGACGAGGCCGGGCGCGTCGTCGTCGCGGGCGTGCCGCTGACCGAGCTCGCCGAGCAGCAGGGCACCCCGACGTACCTCATCGACGAGGCCGACTTCCGCTCCCGTGCCCGCGACTTCCGCGAGGCCTTCTCCGGGTGGCAGATCTACTACGCGGGCAAGGCCCTCCTCACGAGGACCGTCGCGCGCTGGGCAGCCGAGGAGGGGCTGAAGCTCGACGTTACGACCATGGGGGAGATGCGCATCGCGCTGGCCGGCGGCATGCCCGCGGCCCGGCTCGCGTTGCATGGCAACAACAAGTCCGACGAGGAGATCCGCTTCGCGCTGGCGGAGGGCGTCGGCCGCATCGTCGTGGACTCGTTCGACGAGATCGAGCGGCTCGAGCGGGCCTGCGCCGACCTCGGGGTGAAGGCCACGGTCCTGGTTCGTGTCACCACCGGGGTCGAGGCCCACACGCACGAGTACATCGCCACGGCGCACGAGGACCAGAAGTTCGGGCTGAGCATCATGGGCGGCCAGGCGCTGACCGCGCTGGTGCGCTGCCACTCGTCGCAGTACCTGGACCTGCGCGGCATCCACTCACACATCGGATCCCAGATCTTCGAGACGCTCGGCTTCGAGGTGGCCATCCGCCGCACGTGCAAGCTGGCATCCCAGTTCAGGACAGCCACCGGCGTCGAGCTCCCCGAGCTGGATCTCGGCGGCGGCTTCGGCATCGCCTACACGAGCGCCGACCAGCCGCGCCCGACGACCGAGCTTGCCGCGGCCTTCGAGGAGATGGTCGAGCACGAGTGCCGCGCCTTCGACATGTCGCGCCCCATGCTGAGCATCGAGCCCGGCCGTGCCATCTGCGGCCCCGCGGGCGTCGCGCTGTACCGCGTCGGGACGGTGAAGACCGTCGAGCTGGAGGGCGGCAGGTCGCGCGTCTACGTGAGCGTCGACGGCGGCATGAGCGACAACATCCGTCCGTCGCTCTACGCCGCCGAGTACTCGGGGGCGATCGCCAACCGCAGGTCGTCGGCCGAGCCGGTGCTCAGCCGTGTCGTCGGCAAGCACTGCGAGGGCGGCGACATCCTCATCCGCGACGTCTTCCTGCCCGGGGATGTTGCCATCGGCGACCTCATCGCCGTCCCGGGCTCCGGAGCGTACTCACGCTCCATGGCAAGTAACTACAATCAGGTCACGAAGCCCCCGGTCGTCAGCGCGAGGGACGGTGTCGTGACCACGATGCTGCGCCGCGAGACCCTGGACGACCTGATGAGATTGGACGTGGGTCAGTGA